The following coding sequences lie in one bacterium genomic window:
- a CDS encoding DUF4175 domain-containing protein has protein sequence LKDLVGKIDKNFKTQELEKAVDQMKNGSTQKKMDQSKQAIAQDQQNQQPQKENQQQVSKDLDSLAQQLSKAQQEYREQQDSQIMNAMRKIIFDMLETSKEQESVMDDARSLMSFSPRYSQMTQRQADVRTNMGRVTENLIDLSNNTFFVTTALGKLVASALNDMNDAVKELEERNTVRALGKQNQAMGSVNEAVKMLLQSMDKMQNGQSGTGMQQLMEELQNMAGQQGQLNDQTIPFGQQNGGQLSMEQQAQLGRMMAEQQALKESLENMQGQLEGQQDLKNKLGNMAKEMDEVIKDMAQQKVDRKTIERQQKILQRMLDATRSTQEKDFSEKRKGETGKDYRTKSPNELPSNLTDRKAKLRQDLLKILREGYSKDYEELIKKYFEALGNVAEGEQEK, from the coding sequence GCTCAAAGATCTGGTCGGAAAAATCGATAAGAATTTCAAAACACAAGAATTGGAAAAAGCCGTCGATCAGATGAAAAACGGTTCAACCCAGAAAAAAATGGATCAGTCCAAACAAGCGATTGCCCAGGATCAACAGAATCAACAACCGCAAAAAGAAAATCAACAGCAGGTCAGCAAAGATCTCGATTCGCTCGCCCAGCAATTGAGCAAAGCGCAACAAGAGTACCGTGAGCAGCAAGACAGCCAGATCATGAATGCTATGCGGAAAATTATTTTCGACATGTTGGAAACTTCCAAAGAGCAGGAATCGGTTATGGATGATGCGCGTTCGCTGATGAGTTTCAGTCCCCGGTATTCGCAAATGACACAGCGCCAGGCCGATGTTCGTACCAATATGGGGCGCGTGACGGAAAATTTGATCGACCTTTCCAACAATACCTTTTTTGTCACGACGGCATTGGGTAAACTTGTGGCCAGTGCTCTCAACGATATGAACGACGCCGTAAAAGAATTGGAGGAACGTAATACGGTTCGTGCACTAGGCAAACAAAATCAGGCCATGGGTTCAGTTAATGAAGCAGTTAAAATGCTGCTCCAAAGTATGGACAAAATGCAAAACGGCCAGTCGGGAACAGGAATGCAACAATTGATGGAAGAATTACAAAACATGGCCGGCCAGCAAGGGCAATTGAACGATCAAACTATTCCGTTTGGCCAGCAAAATGGCGGTCAGCTGTCTATGGAACAACAGGCGCAATTGGGTCGCATGATGGCGGAACAACAAGCGTTGAAGGAATCGCTGGAAAACATGCAAGGTCAATTGGAAGGCCAGCAAGACCTGAAAAATAAACTCGGCAACATGGCCAAAGAAATGGACGAAGTCATCAAAGACATGGCGCAACAAAAAGTTGACCGTAAAACAATTGAACGCCAGCAGAAAATTTTACAGCGCATGCTCGATGCTACGCGTTCCACTCAGGAAAAAGATTTCAGTGAGAAACGAAAAGGGGAAACCGGAAAAGATTACCGCACCAAAAGCCCGAATGAATTGCCATCAAACCTGACTGACCGTAAGGCCAAATTGCGTCAGGATTTATTAAAAATTTTACGTGAGGGATACTCCAAAGACTACGAAGAATTGATCAAAAAATATTTTGAAGCTTTAGGAAATGTAGCAGAAGGGGAGCAAGAAAAATAA
- the hutU gene encoding urocanate hydratase codes for MKTIRAPRGSQLSCKSWLQEAAMRMLMNNLDPDVAEKPEELVVYGGSGKAARNWDCFDAIVRSLQQLENDETLLVQSGKPVAVFKTHPDAPRVILANSNIVPHWASWENFREYERMGLTMYGQMTAGSWIYIGTQGILQGTYETFAACARKHFGGSLKGTITLTAGLGGMGGAQPLSVTMNDGVGIFVEVDAHRIQRRLDTGYCDVMVKSLDEAWKLAQEFKQKKEPRSIALLGNAAEILPEMLKRNMMPDIVTDQTSAHDALNGYVPAGMKIDELADYRKNHSEEYIRRAMDSMAVHVQAMLDFQKKGSIVFDYGNNIRAQALKQGVKNAFDFPGFVPAYIRPLFCEGQGPFRWAALSGDPDDIRATDEAILKAFPEKESLRRWLKKAQEKVHFQGLPSRICWLGYGERDKAGQIFNDLVKSGKVKAPIVIGRDHLDCGSVASPNRETEAMKDGSDAIADWPLLNFAINAVNGATWVSLHHGGGVGIGYSLHAGMVIVADGTDAAAKRLQRVLTTDPGMGVVRHVDAGYGEAIKVANEKNVKIPMMK; via the coding sequence ATGAAAACTATTCGAGCGCCGAGAGGCTCGCAATTATCCTGTAAAAGCTGGCTGCAGGAAGCAGCCATGCGTATGTTGATGAATAATCTTGATCCGGACGTGGCCGAAAAACCGGAAGAATTAGTCGTGTACGGCGGTTCCGGCAAAGCCGCACGCAACTGGGATTGTTTTGACGCTATTGTCCGGAGTTTACAGCAGCTTGAAAATGACGAAACGCTGCTGGTTCAATCCGGAAAACCGGTTGCCGTTTTCAAAACACATCCGGATGCCCCACGCGTAATACTGGCCAATTCGAATATCGTTCCACACTGGGCGTCATGGGAAAATTTCCGCGAGTATGAACGGATGGGATTGACCATGTACGGGCAGATGACGGCCGGCAGTTGGATCTATATCGGCACGCAGGGAATTTTGCAAGGCACGTACGAAACATTCGCCGCATGTGCGAGAAAACATTTTGGTGGTTCTCTGAAGGGCACGATCACACTGACAGCCGGCCTCGGCGGCATGGGCGGCGCTCAGCCTTTATCGGTCACAATGAACGATGGCGTGGGTATTTTTGTGGAGGTCGATGCACATCGAATTCAACGCCGTCTCGATACGGGTTATTGCGATGTGATGGTAAAATCGCTGGATGAAGCGTGGAAATTAGCTCAAGAATTTAAACAAAAGAAAGAACCCCGATCGATTGCATTGCTCGGCAATGCAGCTGAAATTTTGCCTGAAATGCTTAAACGCAACATGATGCCTGACATCGTCACTGATCAGACGTCCGCTCATGATGCTTTAAACGGTTACGTTCCTGCAGGAATGAAAATCGACGAATTGGCTGATTACCGGAAAAATCATTCTGAAGAATATATCCGCCGGGCGATGGATTCAATGGCTGTGCACGTGCAGGCGATGCTCGATTTTCAGAAAAAAGGTTCCATTGTTTTTGATTACGGCAACAACATTCGCGCGCAAGCGTTGAAGCAAGGCGTCAAAAATGCTTTCGATTTTCCGGGATTTGTTCCGGCCTACATCCGTCCGTTATTTTGCGAAGGACAAGGTCCGTTTCGCTGGGCTGCGTTGTCGGGCGATCCGGATGACATTCGCGCAACGGATGAAGCGATCTTAAAAGCATTTCCTGAAAAAGAATCGCTTCGCCGCTGGTTGAAAAAAGCACAGGAGAAGGTACACTTCCAGGGTTTACCGTCGCGTATCTGCTGGCTAGGTTATGGCGAACGCGATAAAGCCGGGCAAATTTTCAACGATCTTGTTAAATCCGGAAAAGTCAAAGCGCCCATCGTCATCGGACGTGATCACCTCGACTGCGGCTCCGTTGCCTCGCCGAATCGTGAAACCGAAGCGATGAAAGACGGCAGCGACGCCATCGCCGACTGGCCATTATTGAATTTTGCCATCAACGCCGTGAACGGCGCAACGTGGGTATCGCTGCATCACGGCGGCGGAGTGGGAATTGGCTATTCTTTGCATGCAGGAATGGTAATCGTCGCTGACGGAACCGATGCGGCAGCAAAGCGGCTTCAGCGTGTACTGACGACCGATCCGGGCATGGGCGTAGTTCGGCATGTGGATGCCGGCTATGGCGAAGCTATTAAAGTCGCCAATGAAAAAAATGTGAAAATCCCTATGATGAAATAG